Part of the Cystobacter ferrugineus genome, GATGCCCGAGGAGACCGCGGACCGGCTCCTGTCCACGCTGCGGCGCTACGCGGCGCTGTGCCGGCGGCACAAGGCCCGGGTGCGCGCGGTGGCCACCAGCGCCATGCGCGACGCGCGCAACCAGCAGGAGATCGTCCAGCGGGTACGCGACGAGGCGGGGCTCAACCTGGAGGTGGTCAGCGGCAAGGAGGAGGCGCGCCTCATCTGCCTGGGCGTGCTGCACCGCAAGCCGCCCAACGTCCGCTCGCTGCTGGTGGACATCGGCGGAGGCTCCACCGAGGTGGTGCTCGCCACCGGGGAGCGGCCGGATGAGCTGTGGAGCCTGCCCATGGGCTCGGTGCGGCTCACGGAGATGTTCGACGCGGCGGGCAAGGTGACGCCCAAGCAGTTGCGGCTGATGCGCAGCTACGTGGAGGAGCAGTTGCGCAAGGCCATCCCCGAGCGCCTTCCGGGCCTGCCGCGCATGGCCCTGGGCTCCTCGGGCACCATCAGCGCGGTGGTGGGCTTCGCGGCCAGCGAGGGCACGGCGCACGCGTCGCTGCGCCAGTTGCAGAACACGGTGGAGGCGCTGGCGGAGATGACGCCCGAGCGGCGGCGCAAGCGCTTCGATCCGCGGCGCGCGGACATCATCGTCGCGGGCGCCACCATCCTCGAGCGCACGGCGCGGCACCTGGGCGTGGAGAGCATCGCCGCGGTCAACCGGGGCCTGCGCGATGGGCTGCTGGTGGATCTGCTCTACCGGCAGGACGAGACGCGGGAGGACCACTCGCTCGCGGACGCGGCGGTGGCCATGGGGAGGCGCCTGTTCTTCGACGAGAAGCACGCGCGCCAGGTGACGCGGCTGGCGCTCACGCTCTTCGACGAGCTGGCGGCGCTGCACAACCTGCCCCTGTCCGCCCGGCCCTACCTGGAGACGGCGGCACTGCTGCACGACGTGGGCAACGCCGTGAGCTACGAGCGCCACCACAAGCACTCCTACTACCTCATCCACCACGGCGACATCCCGGGCCTGGCCGACCGCGAGCGCGAGCTGGTGGCGCGGGTGGCGCGCTACCACCAGCGCAGCCCGCCGGAGCTCAACCACTCGGGGATGCAGGGGCTGAGCGCCGCCGAGGCCCGCCTGGTGCGCAAGCTGGCCACGCTGCTGCGCATCGCCAACGCGCTGGATGGCAGCCATCACCAACCCATCAAGGAGATGCGCGCCACGAATGGCCGGGACGCGGTGGCCCTGCACCTCAAGGCGCGCCAGCCGGTGGACCTGGAGCTGTGGACGGCCGAGCGAGAGGTGGTCCTCTTCCGCCGCGTCTTCGGCAAGCGGCTGACCTTCCACGTCGGCCGCTGACAACCCCTCTCACGACGGCCGGTCCCCCCGTCGCCTGCCCTCCACGAGGGGAAGCGCCCGCCGCTGGCACCCGCACGGGCACGTGTCCACTCCTCACGGGAAGAGTCCAGACCGGTGGCGCCCCTGGCGCCCGGCGTCCCCCGAGGGGAGAAGGAGCGGCAATGAAGGCGGTCGTCTTTCATGGGATTGGAGACATCCGGCTCGACGACGTGAAGGAGCCGGAGCTGCAGGAGGACACGGATGCCATCGTCAAGCTGACGGCGAGCGCCATCTGTGGCACGGACCTGCACATGGTGCGCGGCACGATGCCGGGCATGGTGCCGGGCACCATCCTCGGGCACGAGGGCGTGGGCGTCATCGAGGCCCTGGGCAAGGACGTGCGCAACCTGCGCGTGGGCGACCGGGTGGTGATTCCCTCCACCATCGCCTGCGGGAGCTGCTCGTACTGCCGCGCGGGCTACTACGCGCAATGCGACGTGGCCAACCCCAATGGCAAGCGCGCGGGGACGGCCTTCTTCGGCGGGCCGGCGATGTCGGGCCCCTTCCATGGCTTGCAGGCGGAGAAGGCTCGCATCCCCTACGCCCACGTGGGACTGGTGAAGCTGCCGGACGAGGTGACCGACGAGGAGGCCATCCTCCTGTCGGACATCTTCCCCACGGGTTACTTCGGCGCGGACCTGGCGGAGATCAAGCCCGGTGACACGGTGGCGGTGTTCGGCTGCGGGCCAGTGGGTCAGTTCAGCATCCTGAGCGCCAGGCTCATGAACGCCGGGCGCATCTTCGCCATCGATTGCCACCAGGACCGGCTCGACGCCGCGCGGGCCCAGGGCGCCGAGGTCATCAACTTCGAGGAGGAGGATCCCGTCGAGACGCTCGTGCGGCTGACGGGCGGCATCGGCGTGGACCGGGCCATCGACGCGGTGGGCGTGGACTCGATGCACGCGCATCACGGCCCCGCGGGCAAGAAGGCCGCCGAGCTCAAGGACGAGTTCAAGCGCGAGCAGAAGGAAGCAGCCCCCAAGACGAAGTCCCACGGGGACAACTGGGTCCAGGGCGATGCGCCCATGCAGGCGGTGATGTGGGCGGTGGAGGCACTCGCCAAGGCGGGCACCCTGTCCATCATCGGCGTGTACCCGCAGCAGATGAACACCTTCCCCATCGGCATGGCGATGAACAAGAACCTGTCGCTCCAGATGGGCAACTGCAATCACCGCAAGTACATCCCCCACCTCGTCGAGCTGGTGCGCACGGGCGCCGTGGAGCCCACGGAGCTGCTCACGCGCGTGCAGCCCATCACCAGCGCCATCGAGGCCTACCAGTCCTTCGACATGCGCCAGCCGGGCTGGCTCAAGGTGGAGCTCGAGCCGCAGTTGCTCACCTGAGCCCGCGTCACCCCGCGTCGCGGCCGTAGAACCAGGCCGTGAGCGCGAGCCGGGGAGCCCGCGCGGCAAGGACTTCGTGCTCGATGCGCTCGCTGAGGAACACGACGAGCCGATCGAGCCGGGGCTCCACGTCCACGGGCTCCCCCTCGGGGTAGAGGCGCAAGAGGCCCCCGTGCTCCGGCGTCCACTCCGGATTGAGGTAGTAGATGGCCGTCACCCGCCGGTTGGACTGGCCGGGGAAGGCATCGGCGTGACGGGCATACCGCTCGCCTCCGCCTGGATACCAGGCGAGCTGGAGATCGAAGCGGCCGAGCCCCAGATAGGCCTCCGCCGACAAGGCGTCCCCGAGCACGGTGTACGTGTCCCGGAGCCGGCTGAACGCGGTGTCGGCCTCCCCCGGCTCCACCCAGGTGATGAAGTCACCCCGCGTGGCCCGGTCCAGGGAGAGATCCGCGCCCCGGCGGATGCCCGCGGGCCGCAGCCGGCCGGCCTCCACGCAGGCCCTCGCCTCGACGAGCAGCGCCTGGGCCTCGGTCTCCCCGAGGAAGTTCTCGCGGGTGAACCAGCCGTGCTCACCGAGGGCTTGGATTTCCTCATCACGCAGGGACAGGGGGTGCATGGCGGGGGCGAACCCTACCGCACCTCCTCGATGCGACTCGGGTGAGTTCTGCTGGGGAATTACCAACAGGCACCTCGACACGACCGGACCGAGCAGGCAAACTACCGCGTTGCTCGAGCGAGGTGTGCAAGCAACCTGAGCCGGGGGGAGCGGAACATGGGACAACTCACCCTCGATAACCCGACACGATTTGCCGTTGAACCCTTTTCCTCGCGGACGAGGTGGGCACCCCTCTCATGGTGCCCATAGTGAAGGCCACCTACGCGTTGAGCAAAAAGGGCCTCACGTTGGCCGATGAACAAGCTCCGGTGAACCCCGCAGGCACGCTCGGGGCAAGCCGGGGGAGTCCAGCTTCCGCTACGAGCCAGAGGTGGCTTTCACGAAGCTGGCTACGGATGTGGTGCTCATCGGCCATGCACGATGAGAGAGTTCGGCAAGCGGGTGCCGCCCGCCGGATTCGGCTTCACCTCCCCGGACTGGCAGCCTCGGGCTTCACTGGGACACGTCGTGGGAAACGACTCGCAGCCCCCTGCTATCAAAAGACTTCAACCGGCGCTTTTTCAACGCCGCCTCGGCAGGGCTCATAGCACCAAGCTACCTGCGCGGAGCCGAACCCGTCGTCGTTACCCATGCGTCACCGCAAGGGCGGCTCACCTTCAGTCTGCCGGGACTACCGCTGCCAACCGTCACGTCTAGCTAGAAAGGACCCATGACATGAGCTCCCCCCGCGCCCTCTCCTACATGCCTTCCCCGCCATGCTCGGAGCCCAAGCGCATCTCCGGCCCGCGCACGGGTTGGGTCGCCGCCCTGGATGCAGACGGCATGCCCCTGGTGGATTTCGAGGACAACCCGGCCGGCCGCCCCCTGCCCGCTCAGTGCGGAGCACTCGTAGAGGATACGGCTCTCGTGGACGCGGCCCGGAATCGCCAGGGCGCACTGCTCCTCTTCGAGGAGGAAGATGCCACGCGACCGGTGCTCGTGACGTTGCTGCGCTCCCGCCCGCGCCAACCCGGGGTGCAATCTCCACAGGGAACGGCGAGCACGCATCCACGTGAGGTCCGGGTGGACGGCCAGCGAGTGGTACTCGAAGCCCGGGACGAGTTGGAGCTGCGCTGCGGCGACGCGAGCATCATCCTGCGCCGCAACGGGCGCATCGTCCTCGAAGGATTGCAGGTGGACTCCCGCTCGCGAGGGCTCCAGCGCATCCGCGGAGGAAAGGTGGAGATCAACTAATCATGTGGAGCCGTCCTGACCCGAGCCCGCGTTGGGACCTCCTCGAGGATGCGTTCGACGAGGCGCGCTACCAGTGGATGCAGCGAGAGTCCTTCCTGAATTCAGCTGAACTCTCGCCCGGGCAGGTCGCGGAACTCCACGAGGAGAGACTGCGCGCGTCCGTGGACATGCTGGTGTACAGCCACCAACAGGTATCCGAGCGCCTGTTATCGCCCAACCTCCAGGAGGACGACCGGGAGCGCATGGCGGTGGCGACCCTGGCGTTGCTGGGCCGGGGAGGCCCCGAGGAAGTAGCCACGGTGGTGAAGAAGCTGCGCGCGAGCACCCCGGAAGTCCGGGGATGGATTGTCGAGGCGCTGGCCCTCAGTGAGAACCGCTCCCTGACCAGCCACCTCGTGGCGTTACTCGGTGCGAAGGAGGAACCCGCGATCCAGGCCTCCGTGCTGGAAGCGCTGACCCTTCTGGGACAATCGCCGGGAGGAACCCTGCTGACAGAGGCCCTTGGACACCCGGAGTCCGAGATGCGGCTGGCGGCGCTGCGGGCGGCACGACGCTGGCCATGGGAAGCGGAGGCCGGACGGGTGAAGCAAGAGCTGGGAGCGGGGGCTCCGTCGCTCCGTGCGGCAGCGCTGGAGGCAGGGCTGGTCCAGGGACAGCGCGCGGTATGGCGCGCCTGCCAAACGGCCGCGGAAGCGCCAGATGCCGTGGGGCGCACAGCGCGGCTGCTTCTGGCCCTGGGTGGAGAGCAAGAAGACGTGGCCCGGCTGGTGGAGTTCCTGGACGTGCCTCTCTTGAGGCGAGACACGATGTGGGCGTTGGGCTTCTCTGGACGGGAAGTGGCCGCCAACGCATGTCTCGAGTGGATGGATGATCCTCTGCTGGGTGGACTGGCGGCGGAAGCATTCTGCGCCATCACCGGCTTGAAGCTGGAGGGTGGCTTCGCGCGAGAGCGCCCGGCGGACGACGCAATCCCACCCTTGGAAGAGGATCTGCGCACGCCCCTACTGCCCGGACTCGACGACACGCTCCCTCTTGCCCGCGCTTCCGCAGTGGAGAAATGGTGGGGAGAGGCACGCAAGAATTTCGAGAAGGGAACACGTACACTGGGAGGCAAGCCCTTCACGGTCACAGGCCTCCTGGAGGCGCTGGAGCGAGTGCCCATGCGGCGCCGACCACCACTGGCCTTGGAGCTGGCCATCCGCACCGGGGGTCTGCACCCGGTGGAAACTCGAACCTGGGTGCACGCGCAGCGCCGCCAGTTGGTGGACGCGCGGGGGTGGAAGGGCGGCTCGACCCTACGCCCTTTCGCCAACTGGATGAGCCACTGAGACGTCTGTCGAGACGACCTGGAGGTCGGACATGAGCAACACCGTTGGCGTGAACAAGATGTCCGTGGTGACCAAGGACAGCAACGGAACCACGGTGGCCTTTCCGGACGTGTGCAAGACGCCCAGCCCCGCGGGACCCATTCCCATTCCCTATCCCAACATCGCCCGCTCCGCGGATACGGCGCAGGGCAGCAGTACGGTGCAGGTAGAGGGCAACCCCGTGTGCCTGAAGGACTCCCACTTCAGTACCAGCACCGGGGACGAGGCCGGCACGGCGGGTGGCGTGGTCTCCGGCAAGACAAAGGGCAAGGCGGAGTTCGTCAACTACTCCTTCGACGTCAAGATCGAGGGAAAGAACGTGGCGCGCGCCTTTGACCTCATGCTCCACAACGACAAGAACACCCCGCCCTTTCCCCTGATCCAACCTCCCGTGGTGGCCATGGGGAAGCCCGTAGGGGACCTGTGCTGCCTCGCGTGCAAGGACAAGGTGAAGTAGCCGGATCGGGGCTGGGAGGAACACCATGGCAACGGACGAACACGTCACCAACCCGGATGGGACCAGTCCTCACGTGGCGGTGAAGGAGAACACAGAGGGTGGAGCGTGCCTGACCGGACATGACTCGACCCTGTCCCAAAACTCCTGCGCCTACCGCTGGCAGGCGCTCACGGAGTCGAAGAAGAACCGGACGAGCCTGTACAACAAGACCCCCACCGCAGGAGCTTTGCTGAAGCCGGCTTCCCCGGGATTTCTAGCCACGTCGGCCTACCTGAGCAAACGGGGTAACCTCCATCCGAGCGAATACAGCACCCACATCCGCCTTCCGCAAGATGGGGACTGGCATCTGGATGGCCCCCTGCGCGACGACATGAAGGATGCCGCGGAAAAAGACATTCCCCGCGGGCAAAATTTCACGAAACACACCTGGCCGTACTGGCACAACTCCCACCACCTCATTCCCAAGGGGCTCTTCAACGAGACCATCGCGAAGATCGAGGACGCGGACTGCCAGACATTGCTGCGACTGGCGCTCCTGCGCGCTGAATACAACATCAATCACCACATCAACGTCATCATCCTTCCCCAGGACATGGAAGTCGCACGCGTGCTGGGACTGCCCCGCCACCTCATCCTCGAGGATGGCTCCTGGATGGTCGAGAAAAGCCCCAAGTTCGACCACATGGCGTACAATTTGAATGTCGAGGATCGGCTCAAACCAATCATCGACGAATACAAAGACGCTTGCGACAAAGAACTTCGAAAAAAATGCGACACATCGAAATTCAAACTCTCCAAGAGGAAACTCGAGCGACTCTCTCGTATTTGCTATAAAAGCGTTACTGACCACGGAGCAGCCAATCCTGGCTCCCCCATCTCTGACATGCCTCCGCTTCCCACCAAGTAACAACAACACACTGCCAGGCCCAAGCGACCACAAGACCCGCGAGTCGCTGATTTGAGCAGTCATGACTCTCCGCATATCGCGATTCCACCATGGACTACTTCAACATCAACAAGCTCCCGACTGTCGACCGAAGCCTTTGCATCCTGACTGATGAGCCCAAAGGAACCAACATGTACAGCCACCGGATGGGGCAGGGCCACCCCATGGGCGACAAGTACCCCCAGAACGCGGAGTGGCAGATGAGCGACAGATATGGGGGCACCAAACTGGCCTCATTGATCGCCTCTCACTATCTGGTGGTGGAGCGGAAGCTGAAGGAGGTTTTCGAGCGAACGGGGGTTCCCATGGAATGCCTGGGCTTCACGCTCTACGACCACAAGAGGCAGGTGGCCAGCCGCGACTACTTCCTCATCAACCCACTGGGCACCTTCGACTGCCTCAATCTCGAGAAGAGCGAGATCGAATATTCGGACGAGACGCCGGGAGAGATCATCGGCATCGACAAGTACGTGCTCGACAGAAACAAGTTGCGCTCGGCCCCGGACTTCTTCCGTATCAAGGAAGACCCGTACGTCTACGTGCTGAGCCACAAGCTGGTGGACGAACTGAAACAACTCAACCCCACCAACGTCTATCTCACCCAATTGGAACAGGCCTGAACGTCCGGCCTGATTCGCCGCACTCAGCCGGGAAGCCCCGCATGGTGCAAACACCCCTGCCGCTCATCGAGAAGAACAGCATCATCCAACTCCAGGAGGTCCTGCCCCGCGTCCTCGCCGGCGAGGTGACGCAGGCTCAGATGATGAGCGTCTGCGCTCTCTACCGGCGCACGGGCATTGCCCGGATGTTCCTCTCTGGCCTGCCGGACGGCTTCTTCGAGGAGCTCTCCCGCTCCGCCCGCGCCTTGCTCTTCTTCCTCCAGAGCAAGGATGACCTGGCCAAGACGACGAGCCGCTCCGAGCCGTTCTTCGACGCCATCGTGTGTGGCGACAGCGAAGCCGAGCGCGCGATTGCCCGAAGCTCCCGTACGACCTGGAACCCGGGTGAAGAGTATGAAGACGACTTCCTGTATGCCCGTCTCCTGATGGAACGATTCACCTTGGAGATCCCGCCCCCCCAGCTCGAAGCGAAGTTGGACCGCTACGCGGCGTTCCTGGGGAACGGAGAAGACCCACGGCTGGACCTCTGCCGGGCGCTTGTCGCCACGGACGCGGAACTCTTCGAGGAGAGTCTTGGCCGCCTGCTGGATGCGCGCACCCGGGAATTGCGCAAGAAAATCGAAGCCGAGCGACTACCCCCCGACGACGTCACCACCACTGCCCACCTCTCCGTCGAGGTGCTCGCGCTGTTACGGCTGGCCGAGCGCGCGGGCCTGACGCCCCGCGAACACTACCCGCTGGCCCCCTCCGTGGCCCGCCGCATCCACCGAGCACGGCTGCCGCCTCGGGACTCATGGCGGCAATGGCTGACCGGAGCCGCAGGCATGCTGAACACGCCTCGGAGGACACCGTGAGGCTCTCCGTCACGGGGCTCGGACTCGTCACGTCGGTCGGATATGGCGTCGTGGGGTCCTGCACCGCCTTGCGCGCAGGCGTCTCCCGGCCCAGGCCCCTCCTGGCCTTCACCGTCGAAGAGGAGCCAGGGGAAGTCACGCCCGTCACTGGCTACCCCGTTGTCCCTTTCGCGGAGGGATTCTTCCAAACGGGAGCCTGGGTGCGCCTGGCCTCCGGCGCATTCGAGGATCTCCGGGATGGAGCCGGACTGCCCTCGCACACGGATACGCAGTTCTGGCACCGCACCGGGCTACTGGCCCTGGCACCCCTCATTGACAATGAGCGTTTCGGCTGGTCGCTCGAGACCCTGCCCGACGCGCTGAAGACGGCCTACCTCCGGCCACTCCTGTCGCTCATGGAAGTCCCCCTGCGAGAAGAGAACGCCCGGTCGCTCGCCCTGGGCCACTGCGGTCTGGCGGTAGCCTTTCATCAGGCAGAAGCCATGCTGTCCTCGAGAACGGTGGACCGGGTGCTCGTGCTGGCCGCT contains:
- a CDS encoding Ppx/GppA phosphatase family protein, with the translated sequence MATPPLQTVLAAIDVGTNAVRLELARPDADGALETLHQERDPIRPGEGVFASGVMPEETADRLLSTLRRYAALCRRHKARVRAVATSAMRDARNQQEIVQRVRDEAGLNLEVVSGKEEARLICLGVLHRKPPNVRSLLVDIGGGSTEVVLATGERPDELWSLPMGSVRLTEMFDAAGKVTPKQLRLMRSYVEEQLRKAIPERLPGLPRMALGSSGTISAVVGFAASEGTAHASLRQLQNTVEALAEMTPERRRKRFDPRRADIIVAGATILERTARHLGVESIAAVNRGLRDGLLVDLLYRQDETREDHSLADAAVAMGRRLFFDEKHARQVTRLALTLFDELAALHNLPLSARPYLETAALLHDVGNAVSYERHHKHSYYLIHHGDIPGLADRERELVARVARYHQRSPPELNHSGMQGLSAAEARLVRKLATLLRIANALDGSHHQPIKEMRATNGRDAVALHLKARQPVDLELWTAEREVVLFRRVFGKRLTFHVGR
- a CDS encoding zinc-dependent alcohol dehydrogenase, whose translation is MKAVVFHGIGDIRLDDVKEPELQEDTDAIVKLTASAICGTDLHMVRGTMPGMVPGTILGHEGVGVIEALGKDVRNLRVGDRVVIPSTIACGSCSYCRAGYYAQCDVANPNGKRAGTAFFGGPAMSGPFHGLQAEKARIPYAHVGLVKLPDEVTDEEAILLSDIFPTGYFGADLAEIKPGDTVAVFGCGPVGQFSILSARLMNAGRIFAIDCHQDRLDAARAQGAEVINFEEEDPVETLVRLTGGIGVDRAIDAVGVDSMHAHHGPAGKKAAELKDEFKREQKEAAPKTKSHGDNWVQGDAPMQAVMWAVEALAKAGTLSIIGVYPQQMNTFPIGMAMNKNLSLQMGNCNHRKYIPHLVELVRTGAVEPTELLTRVQPITSAIEAYQSFDMRQPGWLKVELEPQLLT
- a CDS encoding 2OG-Fe(II) oxygenase — encoded protein: MHPLSLRDEEIQALGEHGWFTRENFLGETEAQALLVEARACVEAGRLRPAGIRRGADLSLDRATRGDFITWVEPGEADTAFSRLRDTYTVLGDALSAEAYLGLGRFDLQLAWYPGGGERYARHADAFPGQSNRRVTAIYYLNPEWTPEHGGLLRLYPEGEPVDVEPRLDRLVVFLSERIEHEVLAARAPRLALTAWFYGRDAG
- a CDS encoding DUF6484 domain-containing protein yields the protein MSSPRALSYMPSPPCSEPKRISGPRTGWVAALDADGMPLVDFEDNPAGRPLPAQCGALVEDTALVDAARNRQGALLLFEEEDATRPVLVTLLRSRPRQPGVQSPQGTASTHPREVRVDGQRVVLEARDELELRCGDASIILRRNGRIVLEGLQVDSRSRGLQRIRGGKVEIN
- a CDS encoding TIGR02270 family protein, which encodes MWSRPDPSPRWDLLEDAFDEARYQWMQRESFLNSAELSPGQVAELHEERLRASVDMLVYSHQQVSERLLSPNLQEDDRERMAVATLALLGRGGPEEVATVVKKLRASTPEVRGWIVEALALSENRSLTSHLVALLGAKEEPAIQASVLEALTLLGQSPGGTLLTEALGHPESEMRLAALRAARRWPWEAEAGRVKQELGAGAPSLRAAALEAGLVQGQRAVWRACQTAAEAPDAVGRTARLLLALGGEQEDVARLVEFLDVPLLRRDTMWALGFSGREVAANACLEWMDDPLLGGLAAEAFCAITGLKLEGGFARERPADDAIPPLEEDLRTPLLPGLDDTLPLARASAVEKWWGEARKNFEKGTRTLGGKPFTVTGLLEALERVPMRRRPPLALELAIRTGGLHPVETRTWVHAQRRQLVDARGWKGGSTLRPFANWMSH
- a CDS encoding DUF4150 domain-containing protein; this encodes MSNTVGVNKMSVVTKDSNGTTVAFPDVCKTPSPAGPIPIPYPNIARSADTAQGSSTVQVEGNPVCLKDSHFSTSTGDEAGTAGGVVSGKTKGKAEFVNYSFDVKIEGKNVARAFDLMLHNDKNTPPFPLIQPPVVAMGKPVGDLCCLACKDKVK
- a CDS encoding AHH domain-containing protein, with the translated sequence MATDEHVTNPDGTSPHVAVKENTEGGACLTGHDSTLSQNSCAYRWQALTESKKNRTSLYNKTPTAGALLKPASPGFLATSAYLSKRGNLHPSEYSTHIRLPQDGDWHLDGPLRDDMKDAAEKDIPRGQNFTKHTWPYWHNSHHLIPKGLFNETIAKIEDADCQTLLRLALLRAEYNINHHINVIILPQDMEVARVLGLPRHLILEDGSWMVEKSPKFDHMAYNLNVEDRLKPIIDEYKDACDKELRKKCDTSKFKLSKRKLERLSRICYKSVTDHGAANPGSPISDMPPLPTK
- a CDS encoding imm11 family protein — protein: MYSHRMGQGHPMGDKYPQNAEWQMSDRYGGTKLASLIASHYLVVERKLKEVFERTGVPMECLGFTLYDHKRQVASRDYFLINPLGTFDCLNLEKSEIEYSDETPGEIIGIDKYVLDRNKLRSAPDFFRIKEDPYVYVLSHKLVDELKQLNPTNVYLTQLEQA
- a CDS encoding Imm49 family immunity protein, with product MVQTPLPLIEKNSIIQLQEVLPRVLAGEVTQAQMMSVCALYRRTGIARMFLSGLPDGFFEELSRSARALLFFLQSKDDLAKTTSRSEPFFDAIVCGDSEAERAIARSSRTTWNPGEEYEDDFLYARLLMERFTLEIPPPQLEAKLDRYAAFLGNGEDPRLDLCRALVATDAELFEESLGRLLDARTRELRKKIEAERLPPDDVTTTAHLSVEVLALLRLAERAGLTPREHYPLAPSVARRIHRARLPPRDSWRQWLTGAAGMLNTPRRTP